From a region of the Ponticoccus alexandrii genome:
- a CDS encoding class II glutamine amidotransferase, whose amino-acid sequence MCGIVGLFLKDKALEPQLGALLTDMLITMTDRGPDSAGIAIYGNTAEGRSKLTVQSDEGDAVFGDLAEKLGAAIGAGVGLTRKDSHAVLDLPADKLSEARAALATVAPGVRVMSSGETLEIYKEVGLPRDVAARFEVSKMQGSHGIGHTRMATESAVTTMGAHPFNTGPDQCLVHNGSLSNHNALRRKLRRDGVHIETQNDTEVGAAYLTWKMQQGATLGEALEGALKDLDGFFTFVVGTEDGFGVVRDPIACKPAVMAETDQYVAFGSEYRALVNLPGIEDARVWEPEPATVYFWKH is encoded by the coding sequence ATGTGCGGGATTGTCGGACTCTTTCTGAAGGACAAGGCGCTGGAGCCGCAGCTTGGCGCGCTGTTGACGGACATGCTGATCACGATGACCGATCGCGGCCCGGACAGCGCCGGGATCGCCATCTACGGCAACACCGCCGAGGGCCGGTCGAAGCTGACGGTACAGTCGGACGAAGGCGACGCGGTCTTCGGCGATCTCGCCGAAAAGCTGGGCGCGGCGATCGGCGCCGGGGTGGGGCTGACCCGCAAGGACAGCCACGCGGTGCTCGATCTGCCGGCTGACAAGCTCTCCGAGGCGCGCGCGGCGCTGGCCACGGTGGCGCCGGGCGTGCGGGTCATGTCCTCGGGCGAGACGCTGGAGATCTACAAGGAAGTCGGCCTGCCCAGGGACGTGGCGGCGCGCTTCGAGGTCTCGAAGATGCAGGGCAGCCATGGCATCGGCCATACCCGCATGGCGACCGAATCCGCCGTGACCACCATGGGCGCGCATCCCTTCAATACCGGCCCCGACCAGTGCCTCGTGCACAATGGCTCGCTGTCGAACCACAACGCGCTGCGCCGAAAGCTGCGCCGCGACGGGGTGCATATCGAGACCCAGAACGACACCGAGGTCGGCGCCGCCTACCTGACCTGGAAGATGCAGCAGGGCGCGACGCTGGGCGAGGCGCTGGAAGGCGCGCTGAAGGATCTCGACGGCTTCTTCACCTTCGTGGTGGGGACCGAGGACGGCTTTGGCGTGGTGCGCGATCCCATCGCCTGCAAGCCCGCCGTCATGGCCGAGACCGATCAATACGTTGCCTTCGGCAGCGAATACCGCGCGCTGGTGAACCTGCCGGGCATCGAGGATGCCCGCGTCTGGGAACCCGAACCCGCAACCGTCTACTTC